One region of Diabrotica undecimpunctata isolate CICGRU chromosome 6, icDiaUnde3, whole genome shotgun sequence genomic DNA includes:
- the LOC140443768 gene encoding venom allergen 3-like: MTKLNRMLFRFIVLLRIVYSVIAVDYCSLCENRSHTLCLYPNSDPGPNCLEYKKISLSSEEKQYIVEIHNDIRNFVASGFEKKGKLGGQPPAANMMPLEWDEELATIAQRWVDQCIPLNASRQHDLCRRSSQYKYVGQNGASSLLKKDEVTEFDIFILKWYQAVENVIPSDIQNFEGFYRGRKVIGHYSQMVWANSKAIGCGVAIYKAKLGNFYHQKFICNYGPGGNVIGQPIYIRGKPCSKCPNHKCDSFRNNLCESLDVSNFRSIGNKTHLDFNEIENKFNDSTCIIIPGGSTSHECKEILGNGSRTKEPTVWKMSSAVTTIKRTNQTKPPDNKFNSKYKRALGKWYQGECRCDIIYRSKSISLSPFLSLILVCLNILLLRT, encoded by the exons ATGACAAAACTAAATAGGATGCTGTTCCGTTTTATCGTGTTGTTGCGAATAGTATATTCTGTAATTGCAGTCGATTACTGTTCCTTGTGCGAAAATAGATCACATACATTGTGTTTATATCCTAAT AGTGATCCAGGGCCTAATTgtttagaatataaaaaaatatccttATCAAGTGAAGAAAAACAGTATATTGTAGAGATACATAATGATATTCGAAATTTCGTAGCGTCAGGCTttgaaaaaaaaggaaaacttgGAGGTCAACCACCTGCTGCTAATATGATGCCATTG gaaTGGGATGAGGAGTTGGCAACAATAGCTCAAAGATGGGTAGATCAATGTATACCACTAAACGCAAGTAGACAACATGATCTTTGCAGACGATCga GTCAGTACAAATATGTTGGCCAAAATGGTGCGAGTTCATTGCTAAAGAAGGACGAAGTGACAGAATttgatattttcatattaaaatggTATCAAGCAGTAGAAAATGTTATTCCGTCCGATATACAAAACTTTGAAGG ATTTTATCGAGGAAGAAAAGTAATAGGGCATTATTCCCAAATGGTATGGGCAAATAGTAAAGCTATTGGCTGTGGTGTTGCAATATATAAAGCAAAACTGGGCAATTTTTATCACCAAAAGTTTATTTGTAACTACGGTCCTGGAGGAAATGTAATAGGGCAACCAATTTACATAAGAGGGAAACCATGTTCAAAATGTCCTAACCATAAGTGCGATAGTTTTCGAAACAATTTATGTGAAA gtTTGGACGTATCAAACTTCAGAAGCATTGGAAATAAAACTCATCTAGATTTTAACGAAATTGAGAATAAGTTTAATGACAGTACTTGTATAATAATCCCAGGAGGCAGCACATCGCATGAATGCAAAGAAATTTTAGGAAACGGTTCTCGTACAAAAGAACCTACTGTATGGAAAATGAGTTCGGCGGTTACAACAATAAAAC GTACAAATCAGACGAAACCACCAGACAATAAATTTAACAGTAAATATAAAAGAGCTTTGGGTAAATGGTACCAAGGAGAATGTAGATGTGACATCATATATCGCTCAAAATCCATTAGTCTGTCTCCCTTCTTATCCCTAATACTTGTAtgtcttaatattttattacttagGACATAG
- the LOC140443771 gene encoding uncharacterized protein produces the protein MALLTTNIKKVDVNKICRICLLHCDVTPLSDNNHYEILIMLQLCFKIQEDVSYSSNICQICSDELKLVNLFIKKLRRSAEIFKEIYQQNHYQAVHRESENLEHKNNLAFKNEQDNILLESNKNQIEIIIEQNLNDHKSQPDNDLNEDLIEDKTYCNKTDQHIQETEHHRQTSSCNKLSSKYLNDQYSEISYINCNGSHIFETETVTDDSHVLSIKHSSICSKNDKRYVCKICNKYFSIKSNLRRHKNVVHEKSKRFLCGICGEQFTVKNSLKHHLYIHTNTKPYVCSICHKSFRQPNALLRHKRTKHVKEKKLNVIFAVKS, from the exons ATGGCATTATTaacaacaaatattaaaaaagtagacgTTAATAAAATTTGTAGAATATGTTTGTTACATTGTGATGTAACACCTTTAAGCGATAATAACCATTACGAGATTTTAATAATGCTGCAATTATGCTTTAAAATACAG GAAGATGTTTCATACTCCTCCAACATTTGCCAGATTTGCTCGGATGAGTTGAAATTGGTAAATTTGTTCATTAAGAAGTTGAGACGGAGTGCAGAAATATTTAAAGAGATATACCAGCAGAATCACTATCAAGCAGTACACCGAGAAAGTGAGAATTTAGAGCATAAAAATAATTTGGCTTTCAAGAATGAGCAAGACAATATTTTATTAGAAAGTAATAAAAATCAgattgaaataataatagaacagAACTTAAATGATCATAAATCCCAGCCTGATAATGATTTAAATGAGGATTTGATAGAAGACAAAACTTACTGCAATAAAACTGATCAACACATACAGGAAACTGAACATCACAGACAAACTTCCAGTTGTAATAAATTATCATCGAAATATTTGAATGATCAATATTCAGAGATATCATATATAAATTGCAATGGCTCCCATATTTTTGAGACTGAAACTGTGACAGATGATTCTCATGTGTTATCTATTAAACATAGCAGTATATGTAGCAAAAATGACAAACGATATGTttgtaaaatatgtaataaatatttttctattaaatcTAACTTAAGACGACACAAGAATGTAGTTCATGAAAAATCTAAACGGTTTTTGTGTGGTATTTGTGGCGAACAATTTACAGTGAAAAACTCTCTAAAACACCATCTTTACATCCATACAAACACAAAACCATATGTGTGCAGTATTTGTCATAAGTCATTTAGGCAGCCAAATGCTCTGTTAAGACATAAAAGAACTAAGCatgtcaaagaaaaaaaattgaatgtaataTTTGCAGTAAAAAGTTGA